In Gimesia panareensis, the genomic window TCCTGCACGCGTCCCTCGATCGCCGCCATGGCAAGATTGGGATCGGTGGTCCAGAGAACTTCCCGCCAGCCCAGCCGGGTCATGTCCGCCATGGAGTGTACGCCGGGAACGGGAGTGGTGCGACCGTCCGCAGAGGGCAAAAGGACCAGATCATCGTCAGCGACGTAATTCCCGCGACGCTGTCCGGATTTCGTGTTGGTACTGTAAAAGACGCCCGCCAGTGCGTAATAGTCGTGCATCGTCACCGGTTCGTACTTGTGATCATGGCAGCGGGCACAGGCCACCGTCAAACCGAGAAACGCACGCGTGGTGACGTCAATCTGCTCGTCGATGCGGTCCATCATCAGCGACTCCCCTTCCGGCTCGATGATGTCCATCGCCCCCAGTGCGAGAAATCCTGTCGCCGTGATCTGAGCTCGCCGCAGATTCAACTCCTCCGCCGTCAGCAGATCGCCGGCCAGTTGTTCCGTGATAAACTGATCATAGGGCTTATCTGCGTTAAACGAGTCGATGACGTAATCGCGATACCGCCAGGCATAAGTAAAGGGCGCGTTCCAGTTGCGCCCCACACTGTCGGCATAACGCACCACATCCAGCCAGTGTCGCCCCCAGCGTTCGCCAAAGCGGGGAGAAGCCAGCAGCCGATCGACAACACGCGCAAGTGCCTCATCGAGCGGCCCGCGATCATTCATAAACGCACGAATCTCAGACGGCGTTGGCGGCAGCCCCGTCAGATCAAATGTGACCCGCCGCAGCAGCGTGTACCGGTCCGCATCAGGGTTCGGTTTGAGCTGCGCCTGTTCCAGCTGGGCCAGGATAAAACGATCCAGATCGTCCCGGACCCACGCCGCATCCTGTACCTGGGGCAGACGGGGAGCAGTGATCGGTTGAAACGACCAGTGATCCGATTTCGCAGGTGTAATACTTACAGCTGGCAGCGGTGCCTGTCGCTTGGAATGTTTCGACAATTCGAACGCAGGCGTTCGCAGTGCTTTGCCCTGCATCGAGTTCTTCATCGCAGCGGGCGGAACCATGGAAGGCTTTGCTGGCATCGATGCCGGTTCGGACCGGTTCCCGCGAATTTCCCCCCGTAACGCTTCCACATCGCGCTGCAGTTCCTGCAGTACACGCAGCAGCGGGTCGTCTGGATTGAGTTGCTGCGAACCAGCATCAGACGGCCGTTCATCGGCCCACAGCGTCACCGGCAATAAGAGGAGTGACGTCGATAATTGTAACCAGAGCACGACTGACCGCAGCATCTCACAACCTTTCTTGAATCAGGCCGGTTTATTCAAACACTCGATAACGTTTCTCTTTTGACGTCGTCCAGTAGACATTAATCACATTGCGAGGCGCAATCTCTCTGCGAAATTCCATCAACCGTTTACCGGCCGGTCCCGTAGAGGTCTTTCCATCCGCCAGGGCAGCCGCGAGCAGACGCCCGTGCTGCAGACCGAGTTCGAGATTGTGAAAGCGTTCCCGCTCTTCCTCAGTCGCCTTGCGTAACAGTGGTCTGGCCCGTGCGAGAATCACCTCGGCTTTACGAAAGACTGCCGGGTTGTAGATCACCGGATAGGCACGCATCCGGTCGGCTCTCCGGGTCGCCATGAACTTTTCATTGTTGCCCAGACCGACCGTGAACGCTTCCCAGTAATCGAAATAATCCTTCGCGACCTGTTGCATCGGACCGAATGACTCATAGAACTCATCCAGCACTTGATCCACATCTGCGTCCGTATCCCACAACATGCGGGCCAGGACGTAGTACGTCGGTCCGGTTGTAGCCCAGTAACCTTGCAGCGCATCGTAGTCTGTCGCCCGCAATCCATTCTTCACCTGAAACTGCAGGTCTTCCGCCATCTGGTGGCTGGCAACATAGGGAGCGCCCTCGCCACAGTAGAACAGCGAATTCGATCGCAGGAACACGGTCGCCCCCAGTCGCGACCAGCCAAACCACTCGTCCGTCGACATCTTTCGATAACTCTCCGGACGCGGGTACGCATTGAACCCGACATAGCCAATCCAGACATTCGGCTCAATGTGTTTCAGACTGACAGGCGGTGATCGATATTTACTATATGCATAGGCCACCACGCGGACCTCGGGATCAAACTTTCGCGCCCGCACCGCCAGTTCGTTGTACCAGCGGGCATAACGATCGGAAAGGCTTTCCGGCAGATCAGCAGCATCGGGTGCACCATCGACGTCCGAGCCGTCTTCAACGGGTGGCAGAGATGCCAGACTCGCATTGGGTGCCGCATCCCACGCGCGACAGCGTGGGCACGTGCAGAAGCCACCACTGCCATCATTCTCGCACGCATTGAGCCATTGCCCGCGGGCCCCCTTGGCGGCGTACTTCTTGATTTTTGCCAGCTGCAGTTCCCACAGTCTGGGGTTCGAAACGCACATTTTGACAAAATCAGGTTTCGACTTCTTCCGCGGATGTCGCGTCCCATCAGGCTGCAGGGCGAATATCTCCCGATCAGAATCTTTAAATTTGGCCCACCAGTCTGTGAATGCATGACCTGCCGAAATTCGAAATGAACTTCCCAGCCGCATCCGCCGG contains:
- a CDS encoding DUF1549 and DUF1553 domain-containing protein encodes the protein MLRSVVLWLQLSTSLLLLPVTLWADERPSDAGSQQLNPDDPLLRVLQELQRDVEALRGEIRGNRSEPASMPAKPSMVPPAAMKNSMQGKALRTPAFELSKHSKRQAPLPAVSITPAKSDHWSFQPITAPRLPQVQDAAWVRDDLDRFILAQLEQAQLKPNPDADRYTLLRRVTFDLTGLPPTPSEIRAFMNDRGPLDEALARVVDRLLASPRFGERWGRHWLDVVRYADSVGRNWNAPFTYAWRYRDYVIDSFNADKPYDQFITEQLAGDLLTAEELNLRRAQITATGFLALGAMDIIEPEGESLMMDRIDEQIDVTTRAFLGLTVACARCHDHKYEPVTMHDYYALAGVFYSTNTKSGQRRGNYVADDDLVLLPSADGRTTPVPGVHSMADMTRLGWREVLWTTDPNLAMAAIEGRVQDCPVRLNGEAYNRGPVPPRGDFHIAGLSGLNKIASDASGRLELASWITSAENPLTARVMVNRVWQHLLGHGLVETVDNFGQSGSTPTHPQLLDHLASRFRETWSVKSLIRAIVLSRTYRLSSSGLAAGLKTDGANELYWRAHLKRLEIEAVRDAMLAVSGRLSLERPQGIQVAGRGGKGRWGETRSLLEISSPYRTVYLPVLRSLLPEMYSTFDFPNPTQVKGQREVTTVAPQALFLMNSDFANRIAGDTGLLMLNEQTSRRERIQAIYLCLLGRLPDRGEIKDAETFMAGLTGQTEIYRWSALIQALFICGEFRTLL
- a CDS encoding DUF4838 domain-containing protein, which codes for MKVYTVVAASLLLCFQVSPLQAAPGKKAGKLTLVRNGRPTSVIVTNGRPREGQRIAAEELQEHIRIMSGATLPIVKENELRPNAAEVLILVGESNLSRKYGVITKNLEPETFIVKTDRNVLILAGEDGGSKSNARTGTLWATYDFLQDQLGCRWIWPGEQGRRVPRRKTIEVPALDIRETPVVKIRHLRLLAQDKHRGGYQKEGLGQLLDLGKTYDQISEDESVWYRRMRLGSSFRISAGHAFTDWWAKFKDSDREIFALQPDGTRHPRKKSKPDFVKMCVSNPRLWELQLAKIKKYAAKGARGQWLNACENDGSGGFCTCPRCRAWDAAPNASLASLPPVEDGSDVDGAPDAADLPESLSDRYARWYNELAVRARKFDPEVRVVAYAYSKYRSPPVSLKHIEPNVWIGYVGFNAYPRPESYRKMSTDEWFGWSRLGATVFLRSNSLFYCGEGAPYVASHQMAEDLQFQVKNGLRATDYDALQGYWATTGPTYYVLARMLWDTDADVDQVLDEFYESFGPMQQVAKDYFDYWEAFTVGLGNNEKFMATRRADRMRAYPVIYNPAVFRKAEVILARARPLLRKATEEERERFHNLELGLQHGRLLAAALADGKTSTGPAGKRLMEFRREIAPRNVINVYWTTSKEKRYRVFE